In Bifidobacterium actinocoloniiforme DSM 22766, a genomic segment contains:
- a CDS encoding M13 family metallopeptidase yields MDHTQRKSGLDPASFSSVIKPQDDLFRFVNGPWIDTYDLPEDRSRFGSFDQLAEDAEGQIRDILEDPDSPATKSAIIYSSFLDTDAIERAGLDPIRPSLRAIDEVADKPALTALLGSMSPAGGPDLFDMGVYGDPGDPEHNVIHIAQGGLGLPDEAYYREDRYEPIRQAYLVMVGRMLQLAGYAADQAQAAKQAERFMAFETRIAAQHWDNVATRDEDKTYNPTTFADLKAALPQLDIEAWAHAWQDAYSAAEGADTQPVDLLGALEHTIVHEPSFLTGLDALWRDSELDDLKLWARVHTIMSQASYLSQDFDQTSFDFYGKVLSGAQRMRDRWKRAVSLVNSICGEEVGMEYVKRHFPESSKTRMEELVANLIDAYRASISSSDWLGEQTKAKALDKLSKFEPKIGYTRKWRDYSAFRPSAEASLAENMRRASLYETGYELSKAGQPVDKDEWLMNPQTVNAYYEPSLNVIVFPAAILQPPFFDPEADDAANYGGIGSVIGHEIGHGFDDQGSKYDGDGRLNDWWTEQDRANFEERTAKLIAQYNGYVPRQIADKHADDPSQAPHVNGALTIGENIGDLGGMNISLKAYAFALQEAEGQPRDASPEGISAALAAAPRIDGFTGLQRFFLSYASIWRSKERDELAEQYLQIDPHAPAEFRTNGIASNVDKFYEAFGVSEGDGMWRAPDQRVSIW; encoded by the coding sequence CTGGAAGACCCGGACAGCCCGGCGACCAAGTCGGCCATCATCTACAGCAGCTTTCTGGACACCGACGCAATTGAACGCGCCGGACTCGATCCCATCCGCCCCAGCTTGCGGGCCATCGACGAAGTGGCCGACAAACCGGCATTGACCGCCCTGTTGGGTTCAATGAGCCCGGCTGGCGGCCCCGACCTGTTCGACATGGGCGTCTACGGAGACCCTGGCGACCCCGAGCATAACGTGATTCACATCGCCCAGGGCGGCCTGGGCCTGCCCGATGAAGCCTACTACCGCGAGGACCGCTACGAGCCCATCCGCCAGGCTTACCTGGTCATGGTGGGACGGATGCTCCAACTTGCGGGCTATGCCGCTGACCAGGCGCAGGCGGCCAAGCAGGCGGAGCGTTTCATGGCCTTCGAAACCCGAATCGCAGCGCAGCACTGGGACAATGTCGCCACCCGCGACGAGGACAAGACCTACAACCCCACCACCTTCGCCGACCTGAAGGCGGCCCTGCCCCAATTGGACATCGAGGCCTGGGCCCACGCCTGGCAGGACGCTTATTCAGCCGCCGAAGGCGCCGACACCCAACCGGTGGACCTGCTCGGGGCCTTGGAACACACGATCGTGCACGAGCCCAGCTTCCTCACCGGCCTGGATGCCCTCTGGCGGGACAGCGAACTGGATGACCTGAAGCTATGGGCCCGGGTGCACACGATCATGAGTCAGGCCTCCTACCTGAGCCAGGATTTCGACCAGACCAGCTTCGACTTCTACGGCAAAGTGCTCTCCGGGGCCCAGCGCATGCGGGACCGCTGGAAGCGCGCCGTCTCTCTGGTCAACTCGATCTGCGGCGAGGAGGTGGGCATGGAGTACGTTAAGCGCCACTTCCCCGAATCCTCCAAGACGCGCATGGAGGAGCTGGTCGCCAACCTGATCGACGCTTATCGGGCCTCCATATCCTCTTCCGACTGGCTGGGCGAGCAGACCAAGGCCAAGGCCCTGGATAAGCTCTCCAAATTCGAGCCAAAGATCGGATACACCCGAAAATGGCGCGATTACAGCGCCTTCCGGCCTTCAGCCGAAGCGAGCCTAGCCGAGAACATGCGCCGGGCGTCCCTGTACGAGACCGGCTACGAGCTAAGCAAGGCCGGCCAGCCCGTCGACAAGGACGAATGGCTAATGAACCCGCAGACGGTGAACGCCTACTATGAGCCCTCCCTGAACGTGATCGTCTTCCCCGCAGCCATCCTCCAGCCTCCCTTCTTCGACCCTGAGGCGGATGACGCGGCCAACTACGGCGGCATCGGTTCGGTGATCGGCCACGAGATCGGCCACGGCTTCGACGATCAGGGAAGCAAGTACGACGGCGATGGCCGCCTCAACGACTGGTGGACCGAGCAGGACCGCGCCAACTTCGAGGAGCGCACGGCCAAGCTGATCGCCCAATACAACGGTTACGTCCCCCGCCAGATAGCAGACAAGCACGCGGATGACCCCAGCCAGGCACCACACGTCAACGGCGCCCTGACCATAGGTGAGAACATCGGCGACCTGGGCGGAATGAACATCTCGCTCAAAGCCTACGCATTCGCCTTGCAGGAGGCGGAGGGCCAACCTAGGGACGCCAGCCCGGAGGGCATCAGCGCCGCGCTGGCTGCGGCCCCCCGGATCGATGGCTTCACCGGACTGCAGCGCTTCTTCCTGTCCTACGCCTCGATTTGGCGGTCCAAGGAGCGCGACGAGCTGGCCGAGCAGTACCTGCAAATCGACCCGCACGCTCCGGCCGAGTTCCGCACCAACGGCATCGCCTCGAACGTCGACAAGTTCTATGAGGCGTTCGGCGTAAGCGAGGGGGACGGCATGTGGCGCGCCCCTGACCAGCGGGTCAGCATCTGGTGA
- a CDS encoding single-stranded DNA-binding protein encodes MAMHQTRMTIAGFVGKDPTRVGQEGGTPVCTFRLGSTDGFYDARTQAWREFPTTWITVKAFKSLANNVLQSVRKGDPVLVTGSVSTEEWVKDGQKRSSLVLEADGVGHDLNLGVSIFQRVKVGSSSARGTRGMEGGQPNHPAGASAPAVAAVVGQRDRRNPGGAIQLATRGSIQAKPVR; translated from the coding sequence ATGGCCATGCACCAGACGAGGATGACGATAGCGGGATTCGTGGGCAAGGACCCCACGCGGGTGGGGCAGGAGGGCGGCACGCCGGTGTGCACCTTCCGCCTGGGGTCGACCGACGGTTTCTACGATGCCAGGACCCAAGCCTGGCGCGAGTTTCCCACTACGTGGATTACGGTCAAGGCTTTTAAATCCCTGGCTAACAACGTGCTTCAATCGGTGCGCAAGGGCGACCCGGTTCTGGTGACGGGATCGGTGTCCACCGAGGAGTGGGTCAAGGACGGGCAGAAGCGCTCGTCCCTCGTCCTAGAGGCGGACGGCGTGGGGCACGACCTGAACTTGGGGGTCTCCATCTTCCAGCGGGTGAAAGTCGGTTCGTCGTCCGCCAGGGGGACGCGGGGCATGGAGGGAGGCCAGCCCAATCATCCTGCAGGCGCAAGCGCGCCGGCAGTGGCGGCGGTGGTAGGTCAGCGGGATAGAAGGAACCCCGGTGGAGCCATCCAACTCGCTACCCGGGGATCCATTCAAGCAAAGCCCGTCCGCTGA
- a CDS encoding exodeoxyribonuclease III: MAYTFISWNIDSLNAALAGSSERSALSRQVVEGVEAAQPDVFAIQETKLNSGQAKKTDALIEQLRSRFPEYEVVYNTSEPPARKGYAGTMMLYKRSLPSPDVDRPQIGAPDTMDSEGRILTLEFPDFFVVTVYTPNSGNGLVRLKARQVWDERFRDYIHQLDKRLPVFVGGDFNVAHEEIDLANPQTNHHSAGFTDEERADFTQLLDAGFTDSFRELHGDAAPTFRDGDSERSIYTWFAQRVPTAKAHNSGWRIDYWLASNRVADSITACHPLDTGTRQDHLPLELTVNL; this comes from the coding sequence ATGGCCTACACGTTCATCTCGTGGAACATCGACTCCTTGAACGCGGCCCTGGCTGGTTCCAGCGAGCGCTCAGCCCTGTCCCGGCAGGTCGTGGAGGGGGTGGAGGCCGCCCAACCCGACGTTTTCGCCATCCAGGAGACGAAGCTCAACAGCGGTCAGGCCAAGAAGACCGATGCCTTGATCGAGCAGCTCCGCAGCCGCTTCCCCGAGTATGAAGTGGTGTATAACACCTCTGAACCTCCGGCGCGCAAAGGCTATGCGGGCACGATGATGCTCTACAAGCGCTCCCTGCCTTCGCCGGACGTGGACCGCCCTCAAATCGGCGCCCCGGATACGATGGATAGCGAGGGCCGCATACTCACGCTGGAATTCCCTGATTTCTTCGTCGTCACGGTTTACACGCCCAATTCGGGAAACGGCCTGGTACGGCTCAAAGCGCGGCAGGTCTGGGACGAGCGCTTCCGCGACTACATCCACCAGCTCGACAAGCGCCTGCCGGTCTTCGTTGGTGGTGACTTCAACGTGGCCCACGAGGAGATTGACCTGGCCAACCCCCAGACCAACCACCACTCGGCAGGCTTCACCGACGAGGAGCGCGCCGACTTCACCCAGCTCCTGGACGCTGGCTTCACCGATTCCTTCCGCGAGCTCCACGGCGATGCGGCCCCCACCTTCCGCGACGGCGACTCCGAGCGCTCCATCTACACCTGGTTCGCCCAGCGCGTCCCCACCGCCAAGGCCCACAACTCGGGCTGGAGAATCGACTACTGGCTGGCCTCCAACCGAGTCGCCGACTCGATCACCGCCTGCCACCCACTGGACACCGGCACCCGCCAGGACCACCTCCCCCTAGAGCTCACCGTCAATCTCTGA
- a CDS encoding proline--tRNA ligase → MKATALRMSTLFLRTLREDPADADVDSARLLQRAGYIRKAAPGIWTWLPLGLRVLNKVEAIVREEIDGIGAQEVHFPALLPREPYEATHRWEEYGDNIFRLKDRHGADYLLAPTHEEMFTLLVKDMYSSYKDLPVTLYQIQTKYRDEFRPRAGLVRGREFIMKDAYSFTIDEDGLKQAYQDERAAYERIFQRLGLNYVIVRAVSGPMGGSESEEFLAPLAIGEDTFALAPSGKAWNVEALTTPAVEDVDCSATAAMEALETPDSKTIEKLVDQANALHPRQDGRQWTAADTLKNLIIAVKHAEDDEHERPWRELVAIGLPGDRQVDMKRLEAQFAPAEIEEANEDDLKAHPEFVKGYIGPRVLGPQAEEKEGIAEPVHYLMDAHVARGSAWITGADQEGLHVFNAVYGRDFEADGTVEAVEVRQGDMSPDGSGPLSFERGVEIGQVFQLGLKYSNALDLKVLDQNGKAVPVWMGCYGIGVSRALACIAESHHDEHGLAWPAAVAPAQVHVLATGKQAEVFEKADRLVAELESQGIEVLYDDRPKVSPGVKFKDSELIGVPLVAIVGRDTMSNGTVEIRNRDGSDSVAVPAAEAAQTIAERVAALA, encoded by the coding sequence ATGAAAGCCACTGCATTACGTATGTCAACCCTCTTTTTGCGCACCCTTCGTGAGGATCCGGCGGATGCCGACGTGGATTCGGCCCGGCTCCTGCAAAGGGCGGGCTACATTCGCAAGGCCGCGCCCGGCATCTGGACCTGGCTCCCGTTGGGCCTGCGCGTGTTGAACAAGGTCGAGGCCATCGTCCGCGAGGAGATCGACGGCATCGGCGCCCAGGAGGTGCACTTCCCGGCCCTGCTTCCGCGCGAGCCCTACGAAGCCACCCATCGCTGGGAGGAGTACGGCGACAACATCTTCCGGCTGAAGGACAGGCATGGGGCCGACTACCTGTTGGCTCCCACACACGAGGAGATGTTCACCCTCCTGGTCAAGGACATGTACTCGTCCTACAAGGACCTGCCCGTCACCCTCTACCAGATCCAGACCAAGTACCGTGACGAGTTCCGACCGCGGGCCGGTCTGGTGCGTGGGCGCGAGTTCATCATGAAGGACGCATATTCCTTCACCATTGACGAGGATGGTTTGAAGCAGGCCTACCAGGACGAGCGCGCCGCCTACGAGCGCATCTTCCAGCGGCTGGGTCTTAACTACGTCATCGTCCGCGCGGTCTCCGGGCCTATGGGGGGCTCCGAGTCCGAGGAGTTCCTGGCGCCGCTGGCCATTGGCGAGGACACGTTCGCGCTCGCCCCCTCCGGCAAGGCCTGGAACGTGGAAGCATTGACCACGCCGGCCGTGGAGGATGTCGATTGCTCCGCAACCGCCGCTATGGAGGCCCTGGAGACACCTGACTCGAAGACCATTGAAAAGCTGGTGGACCAGGCCAACGCGCTGCACCCGCGCCAGGATGGCCGCCAGTGGACCGCCGCCGATACCTTGAAGAACCTCATCATCGCGGTCAAGCACGCCGAGGATGACGAGCATGAGCGGCCCTGGCGCGAACTGGTGGCCATTGGCCTGCCCGGCGACCGACAGGTGGATATGAAGCGCTTGGAAGCCCAGTTCGCGCCGGCGGAGATCGAGGAAGCCAACGAGGACGACCTGAAAGCGCATCCTGAGTTCGTCAAGGGCTATATCGGTCCGCGAGTGCTGGGTCCGCAGGCGGAGGAGAAGGAAGGCATCGCCGAGCCGGTGCACTACCTGATGGATGCCCATGTGGCCCGCGGCTCCGCCTGGATCACCGGGGCCGACCAGGAGGGCTTGCACGTCTTCAACGCTGTGTACGGGCGCGATTTCGAGGCTGACGGCACGGTTGAGGCGGTCGAGGTGCGACAGGGCGACATGAGCCCGGATGGTTCCGGCCCACTGAGCTTTGAGCGTGGCGTGGAGATTGGCCAGGTCTTCCAGCTGGGGCTCAAGTATTCGAACGCCTTGGATCTGAAGGTCCTGGACCAGAACGGTAAGGCCGTCCCGGTGTGGATGGGCTGCTACGGCATCGGCGTCTCCCGGGCCCTGGCTTGCATTGCCGAATCCCACCACGACGAGCACGGCCTGGCATGGCCCGCCGCTGTGGCGCCCGCCCAGGTGCATGTGCTGGCCACCGGTAAGCAGGCCGAGGTCTTCGAGAAGGCCGATCGGTTGGTGGCCGAGCTGGAGTCGCAAGGCATCGAGGTGCTCTACGATGACCGGCCCAAGGTCTCTCCGGGCGTCAAATTCAAGGACTCCGAGTTGATTGGCGTCCCCCTGGTCGCCATCGTGGGCCGCGACACCATGTCCAACGGCACCGTCGAAATCCGCAACCGCGACGGCTCCGACTCAGTCGCCGTCCCAGCCGCCGAAGCCGCCCAAACCATCGCTGAGAGGGTAGCCGCTTTAGCCTAG
- a CDS encoding PIF1 family DEAD/DEAH box helicase, with the protein MQQSEALTILDAGANVFITGAPGAGKTYVLNEFIARARRRGAKVAVTASTGIAATHINGQTIHSWSGVGISKVMTDGLLKRIRSRRKRQISSADILVIDEVSMMHAWLFDMVDQACRAVRHSPEPFGGIQVVLSGDFFQLPPVSRSVRDNDLVAASPEFQTSRAAYAQAGKDPEGFVTESLVWDELEPVTCYLTEQHRQDDGQLLTVLTDIREGSVSQEDHDVLSGRIGIQPQPGQVAVHLFPVNRQADTLNDLRLAQITEEPHEYASTQTGEPRLVERLKKNMLAPERLQLKTGAAVMALRNDQDHQYVNGSIGTVCGFAPLAKGGWPIVAFENGNTVTMKPAAWEMMDGETVLAAVNQVPLRCAWAITIHKSQGMTLDRAVMDLRRTFAPGMGYVALSRVEALDGLYLDGINEHAFLVSPEAVILDSELRANSQIACSRLADEGSGSFAKQAIGQEEDEFGQDALF; encoded by the coding sequence ATGCAGCAATCCGAAGCCCTGACCATCCTGGACGCGGGCGCCAACGTCTTCATAACCGGCGCTCCCGGCGCAGGCAAGACCTACGTGCTCAACGAATTCATCGCCCGAGCCCGCCGACGGGGGGCCAAGGTGGCCGTCACCGCCTCGACTGGCATCGCCGCGACGCATATCAATGGGCAAACCATCCACTCCTGGTCCGGCGTGGGCATATCCAAGGTCATGACCGACGGCTTGCTCAAGCGGATCAGGAGCCGGCGCAAGCGGCAAATCAGTTCCGCTGACATCCTGGTCATTGACGAGGTTTCGATGATGCACGCCTGGCTTTTCGACATGGTGGACCAGGCCTGCCGGGCTGTGCGCCACAGCCCTGAGCCCTTCGGCGGCATCCAAGTGGTGCTTTCGGGCGATTTCTTCCAATTACCGCCAGTGTCCCGCTCCGTGCGCGATAATGACCTGGTCGCTGCCAGTCCCGAGTTCCAAACCTCCCGGGCCGCCTACGCCCAGGCGGGCAAGGACCCGGAGGGTTTCGTGACGGAATCCTTGGTCTGGGATGAGCTGGAGCCTGTGACCTGCTACCTGACCGAGCAGCACCGCCAGGATGACGGCCAACTGCTGACCGTCCTGACCGACATCCGCGAAGGTTCGGTCAGCCAGGAGGACCATGACGTGCTCTCCGGCCGCATCGGCATCCAGCCCCAGCCAGGCCAGGTGGCCGTCCACCTTTTCCCCGTCAACCGCCAGGCCGACACGTTGAACGACCTGCGCTTGGCGCAAATCACCGAGGAACCCCACGAATACGCCTCCACGCAGACCGGGGAGCCCCGACTGGTGGAACGGCTCAAGAAGAATATGCTGGCCCCCGAAAGGCTCCAGCTCAAAACAGGCGCTGCCGTCATGGCCCTGCGCAACGACCAGGACCACCAGTATGTCAACGGTTCAATCGGCACGGTCTGTGGTTTCGCGCCCCTGGCCAAGGGCGGCTGGCCGATCGTCGCCTTCGAGAACGGCAATACCGTCACGATGAAACCTGCGGCTTGGGAGATGATGGACGGTGAGACTGTGCTGGCGGCGGTCAACCAGGTGCCCCTGCGCTGCGCCTGGGCCATCACCATCCACAAGTCCCAGGGCATGACCCTGGATCGTGCCGTCATGGACCTGCGCCGCACCTTCGCCCCGGGCATGGGTTACGTGGCCCTCTCCCGCGTGGAGGCCTTGGACGGGCTCTACCTGGACGGCATCAACGAGCACGCCTTCCTGGTTTCGCCCGAGGCCGTTATCCTTGATTCCGAGCTGCGAGCCAACTCCCAAATCGCCTGTTCACGCCTGGCCGACGAGGGTTCGGGCTCCTTCGCCAAGCAAGCGATAGGCCAAGAGGAGGATGAATTCGGCCAGGACGCGCTCTTCTAA
- the orn gene encoding oligoribonuclease, translated as MSDTSDVTFTPEESRMIWIDCEMTGLDIFHDELCEVSVVPTDFNLNVLDKGIDLVIKPSDAAVSHMGDFVRRMHTSSGLIDEWNREGLSLEEAQRQVVDYVKRFLPKRGKAHLAGNSVGSDKKFLNRYMPDLMDLLHYRVIDVSTLKELARRWYPAVYENKPAKHGGHRALADIIESADELRYYRDMFFAPAPGPDAQAAKVGARRVEDTSLLRAYEAQGQPVEDTATPQKKDY; from the coding sequence ATGAGCGATACGAGCGATGTGACCTTCACCCCGGAAGAGTCGAGGATGATTTGGATCGACTGCGAGATGACCGGATTGGACATCTTCCATGACGAGTTGTGCGAGGTGTCGGTCGTGCCCACGGACTTCAACCTGAACGTGCTGGACAAAGGCATTGATTTGGTGATTAAGCCCTCCGACGCCGCCGTGAGCCACATGGGTGATTTCGTGCGCCGGATGCACACCTCCTCCGGCCTGATTGATGAATGGAACCGTGAAGGCCTGAGCCTGGAGGAGGCCCAACGGCAAGTCGTGGATTACGTCAAGCGTTTCCTGCCGAAGCGGGGCAAGGCCCACTTGGCTGGCAACTCCGTGGGTTCGGACAAGAAGTTCCTGAACCGCTACATGCCCGACCTGATGGACCTCCTGCATTACAGGGTCATTGATGTGTCCACCTTGAAGGAGCTGGCGCGTCGCTGGTATCCGGCGGTGTACGAGAATAAGCCCGCCAAGCACGGTGGCCACCGTGCCTTGGCCGACATCATCGAATCGGCCGACGAGCTGCGCTACTACAGGGACATGTTCTTCGCCCCCGCTCCCGGACCGGACGCCCAGGCCGCGAAGGTCGGCGCCAGGCGGGTGGAGGATACCTCCCTCCTGCGCGCTTATGAGGCCCAAGGCCAGCCTGTGGAGGACACCGCCACCCCGCAAAAAAAGGACTATTAG
- the guaB gene encoding IMP dehydrogenase, with product MSTEHSSPDQSIYQPVPPKFEKLGLAYDDVLLLPNESDVIPSEVDTTTHLTRRITMKSPILSAAMDTVTEAPMAIAMARNGGIGVLHRNLSIKDQANQVDIVKRSESGMISDPLTVTPDATLAELDKLCSTYRVSGLPVVDEDQRLVGIITNRDMRFVEPQDYNRLRVSDVMTKEGLITGPADITKEDAHRILAKYKVEKLPLVDGAGRLAGLITVKDFVKTEQYPDATKDERGRLRVAAAVGFFGDAWERICALRDAGVDVLVVDTAHGHAKLMLDMIRRIKSDSAFDGVDVIGGNIATREGAQALIDAGVDAVKVGVGPGSICTTRVVAGVGVPQLTAVYDASLACKPAGVPLVADGGIHYSGDIAKAIVAGGDTVMLGGLLAGTAEAPGEKVLLHGKQYKIYRGMGSLGAMAPRGKKSYSKDRYFQADVSSSDKVVPEGVEGEVPFRGPLNYVLYELVGGLHQTMFYTGARTIPELQEKGRFIRITDAGLRESHPHDIVMTKEAPNYSGFHD from the coding sequence ATGTCTACTGAGCATTCTTCCCCAGATCAGTCCATCTACCAGCCTGTGCCCCCTAAGTTCGAAAAACTTGGCTTGGCCTATGATGATGTCCTTTTGCTGCCGAATGAGTCGGATGTCATCCCCTCCGAAGTGGACACCACCACTCACCTGACCCGTCGCATCACGATGAAGTCGCCGATTTTGTCGGCGGCCATGGACACCGTGACCGAGGCGCCCATGGCGATCGCTATGGCACGCAACGGCGGCATCGGTGTCCTCCACCGCAATTTGAGCATCAAGGATCAAGCCAATCAAGTGGACATCGTCAAGCGTTCCGAGTCGGGAATGATTTCCGATCCGCTGACCGTGACCCCTGACGCCACCTTGGCCGAGCTGGATAAGCTCTGCTCCACCTACCGGGTCTCCGGCCTGCCGGTCGTGGACGAAGACCAGCGGCTGGTCGGTATCATCACCAACCGAGACATGCGCTTCGTGGAGCCTCAGGATTACAACCGCCTGCGGGTGAGTGATGTGATGACCAAGGAGGGGCTGATTACCGGCCCGGCCGACATCACTAAGGAGGATGCCCACCGGATCCTGGCCAAGTACAAGGTGGAGAAGCTGCCTCTGGTCGACGGCGCGGGGCGTCTGGCTGGTCTGATCACCGTCAAGGATTTCGTCAAGACCGAGCAGTACCCGGACGCCACCAAGGATGAGCGCGGCCGCCTGCGTGTGGCTGCGGCGGTCGGCTTCTTCGGGGACGCCTGGGAGCGGATTTGCGCTTTGCGCGACGCTGGCGTGGACGTGCTGGTCGTGGATACGGCCCACGGGCACGCCAAGCTCATGCTGGATATGATTCGACGGATCAAGTCCGATAGCGCCTTCGACGGGGTGGATGTGATCGGTGGCAACATCGCCACGCGCGAAGGGGCGCAAGCCCTGATCGACGCTGGCGTCGACGCGGTCAAGGTGGGCGTGGGCCCTGGCTCGATTTGCACCACCCGCGTGGTGGCCGGTGTCGGCGTGCCCCAGCTGACCGCCGTCTACGACGCCTCCCTGGCTTGCAAGCCCGCTGGTGTGCCGTTGGTGGCCGATGGCGGCATTCACTACTCGGGTGACATAGCCAAGGCGATCGTCGCCGGCGGCGACACCGTCATGCTGGGCGGCCTGTTGGCGGGGACGGCCGAGGCACCGGGAGAGAAAGTCCTTCTGCACGGTAAGCAGTACAAGATCTACCGGGGCATGGGCTCCTTGGGCGCTATGGCGCCGCGCGGCAAGAAGTCCTACTCCAAGGATCGCTACTTCCAGGCGGATGTCAGCTCGTCCGACAAAGTGGTGCCCGAAGGCGTGGAAGGCGAGGTGCCCTTCCGTGGACCGCTCAACTACGTGCTTTACGAGCTGGTAGGCGGCCTGCACCAGACCATGTTCTATACCGGCGCCCGCACCATTCCAGAGCTTCAGGAGAAGGGCCGCTTCATCCGCATCACCGATGCGGGCCTGCGCGAGTCCCACCCTCACGACATCGTGATGACCAAGGAAGCCCCCAACTACTCCGGTTTCCACGACTGA
- a CDS encoding MraY family glycosyltransferase: MRVYLFIAAIAGGATWLLTPLVRHLAIRIGAVGEVRARDVHTVPTPRMGGLAMLLGFATAMFFAARIPFISGLFKTGHQAWVVLGGAVAICLLGMADDLWDLDWMLKLAGQLLVSVFVSWGGLQIISLPLGSLVTASPSLSMAITAFLIVASINAVNFVDGLDGLSSGIVAIGGIAFAIYSYVISRFSPSYASMATLIDVALVGICVGFLLHNWHPAKLFMGDSGSMLLGYLITCASIVVTGRLDPATIHTSIYLPAFMPILLPILVLFLPVLDMCLAIVRRLSKGQSPMHPDRMHLHHRMLRIGHSVQSAVLILWGWAALFSFGSLTILFVPVRYAMLGLAVAAALLTIATLFPYYLRRLPELRQENAQLAEARRAQQGPSAGGSGQGRARQ, encoded by the coding sequence ATGAGGGTCTACCTGTTCATCGCCGCCATCGCAGGCGGCGCCACCTGGCTTCTGACGCCATTAGTGCGGCATCTGGCCATCAGGATCGGCGCGGTGGGAGAGGTCCGGGCCCGCGACGTGCACACGGTCCCCACCCCGCGAATGGGGGGCCTGGCCATGCTGCTGGGGTTCGCCACGGCCATGTTCTTCGCCGCGCGCATCCCGTTCATATCGGGCTTGTTCAAGACGGGCCACCAGGCCTGGGTGGTCCTGGGCGGAGCGGTGGCCATATGCCTCTTGGGCATGGCGGACGACTTGTGGGATTTGGACTGGATGCTGAAGCTGGCAGGCCAGCTTCTGGTCTCGGTCTTCGTCTCCTGGGGCGGGTTGCAAATCATCTCCCTGCCCTTGGGCTCACTGGTTACCGCCTCGCCCTCGCTGTCGATGGCCATCACGGCCTTCCTGATCGTCGCCTCGATCAATGCGGTCAACTTCGTGGACGGCTTGGACGGCTTGTCCTCGGGCATCGTAGCCATAGGCGGCATCGCTTTCGCCATCTACTCCTATGTCATCTCCCGCTTCTCGCCCTCCTACGCCTCGATGGCCACCCTGATCGACGTGGCCCTCGTGGGCATTTGCGTGGGCTTCCTGCTGCATAATTGGCATCCGGCTAAGCTTTTCATGGGCGATTCGGGCTCCATGCTCCTGGGCTACTTGATTACCTGCGCCTCGATTGTGGTCACCGGCCGCCTGGACCCGGCCACCATCCACACTTCGATATACTTGCCTGCTTTCATGCCCATCCTCCTGCCGATCCTGGTGCTCTTCCTGCCGGTGCTCGACATGTGCCTGGCCATCGTCCGCCGCTTGAGCAAGGGCCAGTCGCCTATGCACCCCGACCGCATGCACTTGCATCACCGGATGCTCAGGATCGGCCACTCAGTCCAGTCGGCGGTGCTGATCCTCTGGGGTTGGGCGGCGCTCTTCTCCTTCGGCTCGCTGACCATCCTGTTCGTGCCGGTGCGCTACGCGATGCTGGGTCTGGCAGTCGCGGCCGCCTTGCTGACCATCGCGACCCTCTTCCCCTACTATTTGCGAAGGCTGCCTGAATTGCGCCAGGAGAACGCGCAACTGGCCGAAGCCAGGCGCGCCCAGCAGGGGCCAAGCGCAGGAGGAAGCGGGCAGGGGAGGGCCCGGCAGTAG
- a CDS encoding L-threonylcarbamoyladenylate synthase, whose protein sequence is MGVIAAINQDSLAELRRVIRSGGLAVIPTDTVYGIVCDPYSDAAIDTLFAAKERPRSKSLQVLLPSVAAIDQLGLDLPDSLARLSSRFLPGAFSPICLARPDCRLKTLRQEAAGLTQAVRVPDSDDCRAALAAAGPLAASSANISGHPSVQSVQEAYDQLGDRVALYLDGGSTKGPTPSTVVAVQPDQPGGVTILRQGAIGSDRIFEALGMGRQGGRG, encoded by the coding sequence ATGGGCGTGATAGCGGCCATCAATCAGGATTCCCTGGCTGAACTCAGGCGGGTGATCCGTTCCGGTGGCCTGGCGGTCATCCCCACCGACACGGTTTATGGCATCGTCTGTGACCCATACAGCGATGCGGCCATCGACACCCTCTTCGCCGCCAAGGAGCGGCCCAGGAGCAAGTCCCTGCAGGTCCTTTTGCCCTCAGTGGCCGCCATCGACCAGCTGGGGCTGGACCTGCCTGATTCCTTGGCCCGCCTGTCCAGCCGTTTCCTGCCTGGTGCCTTCTCTCCCATTTGCCTGGCCAGGCCCGACTGCCGGCTCAAGACCTTGCGCCAGGAGGCCGCTGGCCTCACCCAGGCCGTTCGCGTGCCCGACAGCGACGACTGCCGGGCTGCCCTCGCCGCGGCTGGGCCCCTTGCCGCGTCCTCGGCTAACATCTCCGGTCATCCCAGCGTCCAGAGCGTCCAGGAGGCCTACGACCAGTTGGGGGACCGGGTCGCGCTCTACTTGGACGGCGGATCCACCAAGGGCCCAACCCCCTCGACGGTTGTCGCGGTCCAACCTGACCAACCCGGTGGCGTGACCATCCTGAGGCAAGGTGCCATCGGCTCCGATCGGATTTTCGAGGCCCTAGGCATGGGCAGGCAAGGCGGGCGAGGATGA